The nucleotide window AATAGGACGGCATCATTCTGTCTACAGTCAGTACAGTCCCGATCACGTCTTATACAAGATGAGCTGATACATACCTGTCTGATGTCTCCGAGATCCCCATGCAGCGCTTCAGCCGCATGCACAAAGGAGCTCGCTATACCCAGACTCTTCATCGTCGCCTCGATTTTGCGCCCCACCAGCCCGCTCTTGCCTACTCCACAGATGATGAGCTTACCGCCGGCCTCATTGGCCTTTGTTATGGCCTGAACTGCGCGCAGCAGACCATCGCGTGCTACATCATCAGACTGGTAGAGAATGCTGACCTGTGACAGGgcggtggcggcggtggAGAGGACATTGACGGCGCGCGAAAAAAGACGCGACCCCTCTGGATCATTCGCGGTCGATGGCGGGGTAAGTGGCTGTGTGGCGGGACCAATCCTTTTGCGCTTGAGTGATGAGGGCTGCGACGAGGCAGGAGAGCGTGGCGGAGTAGTGGTGAGTGTTGCTGTCATGTTGAGAATGATGTGCATGTGAAAGATGGATACGGGTAAGGCCGAGGGACGGGACTGTACATATATCACCACAACCAAGCCTAGTTCTCTATGCAAGACGTCTACTGTTACATATGCGCGATCTAACTGAATCTTCTGCGGGCCGTATCGGGTGCAAAAATCAAACTAGTAGGCGTAGCACACTCTTGGAAGATGCGACGCGATGTCGGTTACTGCACCTGAACACATACGGCGGATGACCAGGCCCCCTGCTCTGCTTGTGTTATCGAAGAAACTGGAATGGTAGGGCCAACCCAGACACGACCGTCTAGAAGGGTTACCTGACGGCCAATCGTCTCATATCCGCGCCAAACCTGCTCCTGTCGGGCTTGCGACGCGGAGTTTACGAACACCCCGACGGCGCAACCCAGACCCTTGTTGTAGTGGTGATGATAAAGAAAAGAGCATGGCGCCATAGCGCTAAGGAAATGCCTAACATGCATGGGCCGCCGGCTAGGCCCAATATGGACATGGCCTTTGTCATGGTTCGAGGCCAACCGTCGGGTCGAGGCCATTCGTCCTTCCACGTTCCCATTGCACTGTAGAGTCCGATCGTAGCGAAATGTCCACCATGCGCGCCTGTGTAGCCACACACACATGCGTCCCGGGCGGTGAGATATTACTGCAATGATGGGGCGTCCGTAGCGGCCGGCGCTCCGCTGAGGTTTGCCTTGCGCGCCCCCATACACACTAACCCCTCCTCCACTCCGTCCA belongs to Pyrenophora tritici-repentis strain M4 chromosome 10, whole genome shotgun sequence and includes:
- a CDS encoding SIS multi-domain protein; the encoded protein is MTATLTTTPPRSPASSQPSSLKRKRIGPATQPLTPPSTANDPEGSRLFSRAVNVLSTAATALSQVSILYQSDDVARDGLLRAVQAITKANEAGGKLIICGVGKSGLVGRKIEATMKSLGIASSFVHAAEALHGDLGDIRQNDAVLFISYSGKTGELMALLNHIPSHTPILAITSQTKPSDCQLLEDRPNAILLPAPIHELEEVSFGVCAPTTSTTVTIAVGDMLALTVAEALHQDGTKDVFRRNHPGGAIGAKSRRIDKEQTDTDAKECSGLITPPAV